The Synergistaceae bacterium genome includes the window GCTTGATGTACCTGTTAAATCTCATTCAAGCTCAATAGATGAAGACATAGCCCAGACTGTAGAGAATATCATAAACGAGGCCAGCGCAGAAAAGGCCGAACGAGCCGGGAAGACTCCTAAATCTCAAGACAGAAACCGCGACAGGGACAAGAGACCGCAGAATAACTCCGAAAATTTTAGAAACCGTCCCGATAAACAAGATAGGCAAGAGAGACCAGAAAGACAAGAACGCCCGGATAAATTCTCACAGCAAAATTTTAAACACGAACGACGCGAAAAATTTAATCCCGAACGCAAAAAATTTGACAAGAGACCAGAGCCGCCAAAGACTCAGACTCAGAATCAAAATCAGACTCAAAATCAGACTCAAGAAAAGAAACCCGCGCCCGTTGTAATTAAGCCTGAACCCGTAAAGACTCCCGTTAAACTCGTCGAACGTCCCCCGATTATTACTGTTATGGGACATGTAGATCACGGCAAGACTACTTTATTAGACAAGATACGCAATGCCAGTGTCGCAGCTCACGAGGCCGGAGGAATCACCCAGCACATAGGCGCATATGTCGTAATGCAGGATAATAAGCCTATAGTATTTCTTGACACTCCCGGGCATGAGGCTTTTACTGAAATGAGAGCGAGGGGCGCAAATGTTACAGATATTGTAATTCTCGTAATCGGTGCTGATGATGGAGTCATGCCTCAAACTCGTGAAGCAATTTCACATATTAAGGCCGCAGGAGTCCCCCTAGTCGTCGCTATAAATAAAATCGATAAGCAGGGCGCAAAACCTGACAGAGTAAGGCAGCAATTATCAGAAATGGGAATTTACACAGAAGGCTGGGGCGGTGATGTCGGAGCCGTCGAAATTTCAGCAAAACAGGGAATCGGAGTCTCTGACTTGCTAGAAAGAGTCTTACTTGAAGCCGAAATGCAGGAGTTAAAGGCAAATCCTAAGGCAGATCCTGAAGGTGTAGTAATTGAAGCTAGACTCGATAAGGGTAAAGGCCCAGTCGCTACAGTTATTGTGAAGGACGGTACACTCAAAGCCGGCGACATAGTTTTATTTAAATCAACATGGGGCAAAACCCGCGCATTATTTGACTGGTCAGGCAAGGGAATCAAGGAAGCCGGGCCAAGCACACCCGTTGAAATTCTCGGACTCGGTGATGTTCCAAATCCGGGCGAATCTTTTAGAGTCGTCAAATCTGAACGTGAAGCAAGAGACGCTATTGACGCAGCAAAAATTTTAGAACGTGACTCAGCCGGTGAAAACAAGAAAGCATCTCTTGAAGATTTATACTCGAATTTGCAGGAAGGACAATTACCGCATATAAATCTAGTTGTTAAGTGCGATGTACAGGGCTCACTTGAGGCACTTTGCGCAGTTCTTGAGAAATTAGCTACAAATGAAGTCGGAGTCTCTATAGTTCACAGGGGAGTCGGACGTATCGCAGAAAGTGATGTAATGCTTGCTTCTGCTTCTAATGCTATAATCGTGGGCTTTAACGTGAGGCCGGACTCAAATGCTAAGAGAATCGCCGAATTAAACGGTGTCGAGATAAGAATCTATAATGTAATTTATGACGTAATCGACGAAATAAAAGCAGCTATGGGCGGACTATTAAAGCCGGTTCTACGTGAGGAGTCTCTCGGTGAAGTCGAAATCAGGCAAATTTACAGAGTTCCTAAAGTCGGCAAAGTTGCAGGCTCTCATGTAACACGGGGAGTCATAAAACGTACTGCAAAAGTTAGAATTATTCGCGACGGCATTGTAATATGGGACGGGCGTATAGCTTCACTCAAGCATGAGAAGGACGAGGCGCGCGAAATTAAAGCCGGAATGGACTGCGGAGTCAGCTTTGAGGGATTCCAAGATTTTGAAGAGGGCGATATTCTCGAAGTCTATGACGTAATAGAGGAGAAGAGATCCCTATAAAATGAGCAGTAATTTACGAATGGCAAGGATTAATAAGCAGTTACAGCGCGAAATTGCTTTAATAATCGAGACCAGAATCAAGAAATCAAGCGTTAAAGGCACAATTATAACCGGTGTAGAATGTGCTAAGGATTTAGAGCGCGCAAAAGTTTTCTTTACGGCCCTAGAATATCGCAAATGTCCGGGGATTCTGCGTGATCTTAACGAGATCAAAGGCGCAATAAGAAGTCTTCTCGGTGAAAGCATAAAATTACGCCGAGTCCCTGAACTTGAATTCTTTATAGATGGCAGCAGCGAATACGGCGCAAAAATTGACAGCATTCTTGATAGATTAGGACTGATTGATCATGACGCAAGAAATAATAACATGGACGAAAATGACGAATTTATTTAATCACGATTTATTGAGCGCGTCAGAAATCCTGAAAAATTTTCAGAACTGGATTATATTCGCTCATAAGAAAATTGACGGGGACGCTGCCGGATCTGTCAGTGCTTTATTCACAATCGGGCAAAATCTCGGCAAAAATGTAAAGTGGCTCGGTTCTGATAAAGATTTGCCGCTGAGTTATAAATTTCTCGTGAACTCTGATAAATATATCTCGTGTGAGAGCTTAAATTTTAATGAGCCTGAAACGCTTTATATTTTCCTTGACTGTACAAATGAAAGCCGCCCCAGTATTGAAGGATTTTCACGCGGAGAAAATATTAACTCGTTAAATATAGATCATCACGAGGATAATAATTTTTTTGCGCAAGTTAATTGTGTTGATGGTAAAGCGTCTTCAACCTGCGAAATGCTTTATAGAGTATTCAAGGCCGGAGACTGGCAGATTACGCGCGAAATTGCCGAGAGTCTTTACACGGGGTTATTCACTGATACGGGGGGATTTATTTTCTCAAACACTCACAGTGAGTCGCATTTAATGGCCTCTGATTTGTTATCGCTGGGAGTCGACCCTTCACGCATTAGTGATTTAATCCTGAAAAATAAGACTCCTGAAAATTTCAAGTTATGGGCGCGAGCTTTTGAACGAGTCAAGATACTTGATAAGATTTTCGCGGTTTCTTACTTGTTAGCAAGCGATTTCAGGGAGACCGGAGCAGATTTAAGCGACACAACAGGACTTCCGGCGACTTTGATGACTTTGCGCGATGTAAAATTTGCCGTTATGATTCATGAAGATATAAATAAAATAGTCCATGCCAGCTTTAGATCCTGTGAGGGCAGCCCGTTTAATGCGGGAGAAGTTGCGCGGTTATTTGGCGGGGGCGGTCATGAACGTGCGGCGGGGGCGACTCTTGACGGCTCATTGAGTGAAGTAATTGACAAGATAGAAAATTTTTTGACCTGTAAATATCATGAATGCTCTTGTATTAATAAATAAACCTGTAAATATTCGGAGTTCCCAGTGTGTAGCAATGGTAAAAAAACAGCTTTACGGCGAAAGAGTCGGACATTCGGGAACTCTTGACTCTACTGCTTCAGGACTGTTAATTTTATTGACCGGCAAGGCAACTAGACTCAGCGATTATATTATGTCATTGCCTAAAGTTTACCGCGCTGTGATTCAATTCGGGGCTGAGACTGACACATGCGACTATTCAGGGGAATTTATAGAGTCTAAAGTATTCGCAAATCTTGACGATAAAATTTTGCTTGACTCGTTATATAAATTTTCAGGCTGGAGAATGCAGAGCCCCCCGGCAATTTCTGCTGTTAAAATCGATGGGCAGCCGGCTTATAAACTCGCACGATCCGGACAAAATCCCGAAATGAGAGCCCGGCCCGTTTTCTTTAGGGGAATAAATATAATATCGCCCTATAATTATGAGTCCGGGACTATTGAGCTTGAAATTTCTTGCGGACGAGGTACTTATATAAGGAGTCTTGCTCATGATTTAGGGCAGATTACAGGCTGCGGAGCTTATATTAAATCGCTTGTCAGGACTTCAACAGGAAATTTTACGCTCGATAAAGCAAATAATCTTGATGACAAATTTACTTTTACGCCGTTGACTGAACTAGCAAAGAATTATACAAGCATTTATATATCAGAACGTGACTCTAAAAGTTTTCTTAATGGCATGAGCATATTAATACGCAATTATCAAAAAATTTCGCGGGGCTTGTCAGTCATGAGAGATAATATTATTTGTGTTGAGAGTGATTCGTTTATGGGATTCGGGATTTACGCGGGCTATGACTATATAAGGCCTTTAGTTAGTGTAATGAAAGAATGAGGGCTGTAATAAAAAATGTTAATCACTATAGGAGCATTTGACGGCTTTCACAAAGGGCACCGGGAATTATTGAAAATTTGCGCGCAAAACTCAAATAATAATGACTGGGCTATAATCTCGTTTTCTCCATATCCGGCTGAATATCTCGGAAAAGTTAAGCACTCTTTATTTTCACTGAATGAGCGCGAATTAATTAGACTCGTTTTGAACGTTCCCAAAATGTTTATATTGAAATTTGACGAGTCATTAAGAAATTTGACCCCGTTTGAATTCTGGCAATTGATTCGCAAAAAATTTAACGTTGACGGGCTTGTTATGGGAAGTGATTTTCTTTTCGGGCGGGATAATTCGGGCAGCGCGGACTCACTAAAGCAATTAGCAATCTCTGAGGGAATTAATAATATATTTATAGCTGATTTACTGCAAAAGCCTTTATATTCGAGTTCGCTGGCTCGTGAGAAAATTTCACAGGGGAATATTTCGGGCGTAAATAAAATCTTAGGTTATCCGTTTTTCATGATGGGCAGTGTAATTTCAGGAAATCAGCGAGGCCGGACAATGAATTATCCCACTGCTAATTTAAAATTTGCGGCAAATAAAATTATTCCTGAATTCGGCGTGTATTCTGTAGCTGTGCTTGTGAATAAAAAATTTTACCCCGGTGCTTTATCAATCGGCAATAATCCCACGTTTAAAGATATTAGCGGGACTCGTTCGGAAGTATATATACTTGACTTTGATAATGATATTTATAATCAGGAAATAATTATATTTTTATTAGGGCGTGTTCGTGATATAAAAGTTTTCGAGAATAAAGACTCGTTAATTGCGCAGATAAATAAAGACGTTCAGGAATGCCGGAGAATTTATAACGAGTCATTGAGAGATTATCACACTAAAAATTTTCTCGATAAAGCAAGGGAATTTTACGCGAATAAAAATTTAATGCCTGATGTTATAGATTTATTTACGCACTAAAAATTTTCTTGATTCGCAAGAGAGATTTACGAGCATAAAAATTTAATGCCTGATATTATTAATTTATAGCAATAAAATATATCGCTGGCAATTACGGGCGAGGAAAATGTGAGCAAAAATGTGAGAAAAACGGG containing:
- the infB gene encoding translation initiation factor IF-2 is translated as MYDLARKLNKSNKELLTVLQQLDVPVKSHSSSIDEDIAQTVENIINEASAEKAERAGKTPKSQDRNRDRDKRPQNNSENFRNRPDKQDRQERPERQERPDKFSQQNFKHERREKFNPERKKFDKRPEPPKTQTQNQNQTQNQTQEKKPAPVVIKPEPVKTPVKLVERPPIITVMGHVDHGKTTLLDKIRNASVAAHEAGGITQHIGAYVVMQDNKPIVFLDTPGHEAFTEMRARGANVTDIVILVIGADDGVMPQTREAISHIKAAGVPLVVAINKIDKQGAKPDRVRQQLSEMGIYTEGWGGDVGAVEISAKQGIGVSDLLERVLLEAEMQELKANPKADPEGVVIEARLDKGKGPVATVIVKDGTLKAGDIVLFKSTWGKTRALFDWSGKGIKEAGPSTPVEILGLGDVPNPGESFRVVKSEREARDAIDAAKILERDSAGENKKASLEDLYSNLQEGQLPHINLVVKCDVQGSLEALCAVLEKLATNEVGVSIVHRGVGRIAESDVMLASASNAIIVGFNVRPDSNAKRIAELNGVEIRIYNVIYDVIDEIKAAMGGLLKPVLREESLGEVEIRQIYRVPKVGKVAGSHVTRGVIKRTAKVRIIRDGIVIWDGRIASLKHEKDEAREIKAGMDCGVSFEGFQDFEEGDILEVYDVIEEKRSL
- the rbfA gene encoding 30S ribosome-binding factor RbfA; translation: MARINKQLQREIALIIETRIKKSSVKGTIITGVECAKDLERAKVFFTALEYRKCPGILRDLNEIKGAIRSLLGESIKLRRVPELEFFIDGSSEYGAKIDSILDRLGLIDHDARNNNMDENDEFI
- a CDS encoding bifunctional oligoribonuclease/PAP phosphatase NrnA, with amino-acid sequence MTQEIITWTKMTNLFNHDLLSASEILKNFQNWIIFAHKKIDGDAAGSVSALFTIGQNLGKNVKWLGSDKDLPLSYKFLVNSDKYISCESLNFNEPETLYIFLDCTNESRPSIEGFSRGENINSLNIDHHEDNNFFAQVNCVDGKASSTCEMLYRVFKAGDWQITREIAESLYTGLFTDTGGFIFSNTHSESHLMASDLLSLGVDPSRISDLILKNKTPENFKLWARAFERVKILDKIFAVSYLLASDFRETGADLSDTTGLPATLMTLRDVKFAVMIHEDINKIVHASFRSCEGSPFNAGEVARLFGGGGHERAAGATLDGSLSEVIDKIENFLTCKYHECSCINK
- the truB gene encoding tRNA pseudouridine(55) synthase TruB, yielding MNALVLINKPVNIRSSQCVAMVKKQLYGERVGHSGTLDSTASGLLILLTGKATRLSDYIMSLPKVYRAVIQFGAETDTCDYSGEFIESKVFANLDDKILLDSLYKFSGWRMQSPPAISAVKIDGQPAYKLARSGQNPEMRARPVFFRGINIISPYNYESGTIELEISCGRGTYIRSLAHDLGQITGCGAYIKSLVRTSTGNFTLDKANNLDDKFTFTPLTELAKNYTSIYISERDSKSFLNGMSILIRNYQKISRGLSVMRDNIICVESDSFMGFGIYAGYDYIRPLVSVMKE
- the ribF gene encoding riboflavin biosynthesis protein RibF, which produces MLITIGAFDGFHKGHRELLKICAQNSNNNDWAIISFSPYPAEYLGKVKHSLFSLNERELIRLVLNVPKMFILKFDESLRNLTPFEFWQLIRKKFNVDGLVMGSDFLFGRDNSGSADSLKQLAISEGINNIFIADLLQKPLYSSSLAREKISQGNISGVNKILGYPFFMMGSVISGNQRGRTMNYPTANLKFAANKIIPEFGVYSVAVLVNKKFYPGALSIGNNPTFKDISGTRSEVYILDFDNDIYNQEIIIFLLGRVRDIKVFENKDSLIAQINKDVQECRRIYNESLRDYHTKNFLDKAREFYANKNLMPDVIDLFTH